In Lutra lutra chromosome 6, mLutLut1.2, whole genome shotgun sequence, the following are encoded in one genomic region:
- the LOC125102057 gene encoding histone H2B type 1-M isoform X1, whose product MPEPTKSAPAPKKGSKKAVTKAQKKDGKKRKRSRKESYSVYVYKVLKQVHPDTGISSKAMGIMNSFVNDIFERIAGEASRLAHYNKRSTITSREIQTAVRLLLPGELAKHAVSEGTKAVTKYTSSK is encoded by the coding sequence ATGCCTGAGCCCACCAAGTCGGCGCCGGCCCCGAAGAAGGGCTCCAAGAAGGCGGTGACCAAGGCGCAGAAGAAGGACGGCAAGAAGCGCAAACGCAGCCGCAAGGAGAGCTACTCGGTGTACGTGTACAAGGTGCTGAAGCAGGTGCACCCCGACACGGGCATCTCGTCCAAGGCCATGGGCATCATGAACTCGTTCGTCAACGACATCTTCGAGCGCATCGCGGGCGAGGCGTCCCGCCTGGCGCACTACAACAAGCGCTCGACCATCACGTCCAGGGAGATCCAGACGGCCGTGCGCCTGCTGCTGCCCGGGGAGCTGGCCAAGCACGCCGTGTCCGAGGGCACCAAGGCCGTCACCAAGTACACCAGCTCCAAGTGA
- the H1-4 gene encoding histone H1.4, which produces MSETAPAAPAAPAPAEKTPVKKKARKSAGAAKRKASGPPVSELITKAVAASKERSGVSLAALKKALAAAGYDVEKNNSRIKLGLKSLVSKGTLVQTKGTGASGSFKLNKKAASGEAKPKAKKAGAAKPKKAAGAAKKPKKAAGASAPKKSAKKTPKKAKKPAAAAGAKKAKSPKKAKAAKPKKAPKSPAKAKAVKPKAAKPKTAKPKAAKPKKAAAKKK; this is translated from the coding sequence ATGTCCGAGACTGcgcccgccgcgcccgccgcTCCGGCTCCCGCCGAGAAGACGCCCGTGAAGAAGAAGGCCCGCAAGTCCGCCGGTGCCGCCAAGCGCAAGGCGTCCGGGCCCCCGGTGTCCGAGCTCATTACCAAGGCCGTCGCCGCGTCCAAGGAGCGCAGCGGCGTGTCCCTGGCGGCGCTCAAGAAGGCGCTGGCGGCCGCCGGCTACGACGTGGAGAAGAACAACAGCCGCATCAAGCTGGGCCTCAAGAGCCTGGTGAGCAAGGGCACCCTGGTGCAGACCAAGGGCACCGGCGCCTCGGGCTCCTTCAAGCTCAACAAGAAGGCGGCCTCCGGCGAGGCCAAGCCCAAGGCCAAGAAGGCGGGCGCGGCCAAGCCCAAGAAGGCGGCCGGGGCGGCCAAGAAGCCCAAGAAGGCCGCGGGGGCCAGCGCCCCCAAGAAGAGCGCCAAGAAGACCCCAAAGAAGGCGAAGAAGCCCGCGGCGGCTGCAGGAGCCAAAAAAGCAAAGAGCCCGAAAAAAGCGAAAGCAGCCAAGCCCAAGAAGGCACCCAAGAGCCCTGCGAAGGCCAAAGCGGTGAAACCTAAGGCGGCCAAGCCAAAGACCGCCAAACCCAAGGCAGCCAAGCCAAAGAAGGCGGCAGCTAAGAAGAAATAA